The proteins below come from a single Kosakonia sp. SMBL-WEM22 genomic window:
- the mtr gene encoding tryptophan permease gives MSTLTTTQASPSLFGGVVIIGGTIIGAGMFSLPVVMSGAWFFWSLLALLFTWFCMLHSGLMILEANLNYHSGASFDTITKDLLGKGWNLINGLSIAFVLYILTYAYISASGSILHHTFAEMSLDVPPRLAGLGFALLVAFIVWLSTHAVSRMTAIVLGAKVITFFLTFGSLLGHVQPAILFNVAQSDASYTPYLLMTLPFCLASFGYHGNVPSLMKYYGKDPRVITRCLIYGTLLALGLYVIWLLVTMGNIARPAFIDIAAKGGNIDVLVQALSGVLNSRSLDLLLVIFSNFAVASSFLGVTLGLFDYLADLFKFDDAPLGRFKTALLTFLPPIIGGLLWPNGFLYAIGYAGLAATIWAAIVPALLANASRKRFGSPTFRVWGGKPMIVLILLFGAGNAVVHLLSSFDLLPVYH, from the coding sequence ATGTCGACACTGACAACCACCCAGGCTTCCCCTTCGCTGTTCGGCGGAGTGGTGATTATCGGCGGCACCATTATTGGCGCAGGCATGTTTTCCCTGCCGGTGGTCATGTCCGGCGCGTGGTTCTTCTGGTCGCTTCTGGCACTGCTCTTTACCTGGTTCTGCATGCTGCACTCGGGCCTGATGATCCTGGAAGCCAACCTCAACTACCACAGCGGCGCGAGCTTCGACACCATAACCAAAGATCTGCTGGGCAAAGGGTGGAACCTGATTAACGGCCTCTCTATCGCTTTTGTGCTCTACATTCTGACCTACGCCTACATCTCGGCGAGCGGCTCGATTCTGCACCACACTTTTGCTGAAATGTCGCTGGATGTTCCGCCGCGCCTGGCAGGGCTGGGATTTGCGCTGCTGGTGGCGTTTATCGTCTGGCTCTCAACCCACGCGGTGAGCCGCATGACGGCGATTGTGCTGGGCGCAAAAGTGATCACCTTCTTCCTCACCTTCGGTAGCCTGCTCGGGCACGTGCAGCCAGCAATCCTGTTTAACGTGGCGCAAAGCGACGCCTCTTACACGCCCTACCTGCTGATGACACTGCCGTTTTGCCTCGCCTCTTTCGGCTATCACGGCAACGTGCCGAGCCTGATGAAGTATTACGGCAAAGATCCACGCGTTATTACCCGCTGCCTGATCTATGGCACGCTGCTGGCGCTGGGGCTGTATGTGATTTGGTTACTGGTGACGATGGGGAATATTGCCCGCCCGGCGTTTATCGATATCGCGGCAAAAGGGGGCAATATCGATGTGCTGGTTCAGGCGTTGAGCGGGGTGCTTAACAGCCGCAGTCTCGATCTGCTGCTGGTCATATTCTCCAACTTTGCTGTCGCCAGCTCTTTCCTCGGCGTGACGCTGGGGCTGTTTGATTACCTGGCCGATCTCTTTAAGTTTGATGATGCGCCGCTGGGGCGCTTTAAGACCGCGCTGCTGACATTCCTGCCGCCGATTATTGGTGGTCTGCTGTGGCCGAACGGCTTTTTATACGCCATTGGTTATGCGGGGTTAGCTGCCACCATATGGGCAGCGATTGTGCCAGCGCTGCTGGCCAACGCTTCACGTAAACGCTTCGGTAGCCCGACGTTTCGCGTCTGGGGCGGTAAGCCGATGATTGTCTTGATCCTGCTTTTTGGCGCAGGTAACGCGGTGGTGCATCTGTTATCGAGCTTTGATTTGCTGCCGGTCTATCACTAA
- a CDS encoding DEAD/DEAH family ATP-dependent RNA helicase, translated as MAEFETTFADLGLKAPILEALNDLGYEKPSPIQAECIPHLLSGRDVLGMAQTGSGKTAAFSLPLLNNIDPDLRAPQILVLAPTRELAVQVAEAMTDFSKHMHGVNVVALYGGQRYDVQLRALRQGPQIVVGTPGRLLDHLKRGTLDLSKLSGLVLDEADEMLRMGFIEDVETIMAQIPEGHQTALFSATMPEAIRRITRRFMKEPQEVRIQSSVTTRPDISQSYWSVYGMRKNEALVRFLEAEDFDAAIIFVRTKNATLEVAEALERNGYNSAALNGDMNQALREQTLERLKDGRLDILIATDVAARGLDVERISLVVNYDIPMDSESYVHRIGRTGRAGRAGRALLFVENRERRLLRNIERTMKLTIPEVELPNAELLGKRRLEKFAAKVQQQLESSDLDQYRALLAKIQPSAEEEMDIETLAAALLKMAQGERPLILPPDAPMRPKREFRERDDRFERRGDRNDRGPRSDRGGEDRPRRERRDVGDMELYRIEVGRDDGVEVRHIVGAIANEGDISSRYIGNIKLFGSHSTIELPKGMPGEVLQHFTRTRILNKPMNMQLLGDAQPRERSERRPGGERRSFGGGERREGGRGPRRDGAAPAGAGRFSGERRENRGPRREEGTTRRRDA; from the coding sequence ATGGCTGAATTCGAAACCACTTTTGCAGATCTGGGCCTGAAGGCTCCTATCCTTGAAGCCCTTAACGATCTCGGTTACGAAAAACCATCTCCGATCCAGGCTGAGTGCATTCCGCACCTGCTGAGCGGTCGTGACGTGCTGGGCATGGCCCAGACTGGTAGCGGGAAAACCGCAGCGTTTTCTCTGCCGCTGCTTAATAACATCGATCCGGACCTGCGTGCGCCGCAGATCCTCGTGCTTGCTCCGACCCGCGAACTGGCGGTTCAGGTAGCTGAAGCGATGACCGATTTCTCTAAACACATGCACGGTGTGAACGTGGTTGCCCTGTACGGCGGCCAGCGTTATGACGTGCAATTACGCGCCCTGCGTCAGGGCCCGCAGATCGTTGTCGGTACGCCGGGACGCCTGCTGGATCACCTGAAACGCGGCACTCTGGACCTCTCCAAACTGAGCGGTCTGGTGCTGGATGAAGCAGATGAAATGCTGCGCATGGGCTTTATCGAAGACGTAGAAACTATCATGGCGCAGATCCCGGAAGGTCATCAGACCGCTCTGTTCTCCGCCACCATGCCGGAAGCGATTCGTCGCATTACCCGCCGCTTTATGAAAGAGCCGCAGGAAGTGCGCATCCAGTCCAGCGTGACAACCCGCCCGGACATCAGCCAGAGCTACTGGTCTGTCTACGGCATGCGTAAAAACGAAGCGCTGGTTCGCTTCCTTGAAGCTGAAGATTTTGATGCCGCGATCATCTTCGTGCGCACCAAAAACGCGACTCTGGAAGTGGCTGAAGCGCTGGAGCGCAACGGTTACAACAGCGCCGCGCTGAACGGTGACATGAACCAGGCCCTGCGTGAGCAGACTCTGGAGCGTCTGAAAGATGGTCGTCTGGACATCCTGATTGCAACCGACGTTGCGGCCCGTGGCCTGGACGTTGAACGCATCAGCCTGGTTGTTAACTACGACATCCCGATGGACTCTGAGTCTTATGTTCACCGTATCGGCCGTACCGGTCGTGCGGGTCGTGCTGGCCGCGCCCTGCTGTTCGTTGAGAACCGCGAGCGTCGTCTGCTGCGCAACATCGAGCGTACGATGAAGCTGACCATTCCTGAAGTAGAGCTGCCGAACGCAGAGCTGCTGGGCAAACGCCGTCTGGAAAAATTCGCCGCGAAAGTACAGCAGCAGCTGGAAAGCAGCGATCTCGATCAGTACCGCGCGCTGCTGGCGAAAATTCAGCCCTCTGCTGAAGAAGAGATGGATATCGAAACGCTGGCTGCCGCACTGCTGAAAATGGCCCAGGGCGAACGTCCGCTGATCCTGCCGCCGGATGCACCGATGCGTCCTAAGCGTGAGTTCCGCGAGCGTGATGATCGTTTCGAACGCCGTGGCGATCGCAACGACCGTGGCCCGCGCAGCGATCGTGGCGGTGAAGACCGTCCGCGTCGTGAGCGTCGCGATGTGGGTGATATGGAGCTGTACCGCATTGAAGTGGGCCGTGATGACGGTGTTGAAGTTCGTCATATCGTGGGCGCAATCGCCAACGAAGGCGACATCAGCAGCCGCTACATCGGTAACATCAAGCTGTTCGGTTCCCACTCCACCATCGAGCTGCCGAAAGGCATGCCGGGCGAGGTTCTGCAGCACTTTACCCGCACGCGTATTCTCAACAAACCGATGAATATGCAGCTGCTGGGCGATGCACAGCCGCGTGAGCGCAGCGAACGCCGTCCTGGCGGCGAGCGTCGTAGCTTTGGCGGCGGCGAGCGTCGTGAAGGCGGTCGCGGTCCGCGTCGTGATGGTGCAGCACCGGCTGGTGCAGGCCGTTTCAGCGGTGAGCGTCGTGAAAACCGTGGCCCGCGCCGCGAAGAAGGCACAACCCGTCGTCGTGACGCGTAA